Proteins from a single region of Antechinus flavipes isolate AdamAnt ecotype Samford, QLD, Australia chromosome 2, AdamAnt_v2, whole genome shotgun sequence:
- the WDR31 gene encoding WD repeat-containing protein 31 isoform X2: MGKLQSKIKYNTYKYRTEGYVEENGCTNVVEEYKQAHTDAVNSVTALNSDICVSGGRDKMVVAYNWRSGDTMKQFKGHDREITKVACVFGSNQFFSASRDKTAILWELNGNSQPIQQFPGHDMVVTGLAVNPDSSQICTGSRDNTLCMWDVKTGECLQKATISRNLVTHLCWIPRESLFLQTSEDKTIRIWDSRKLQVAHKFPVKQHIQTYCDVSPDGYYCVSCSSGFGGEGCEATLWDLRQTRSKICEYKGHFQTVTSCVFLPNGLSLIPAIATSSYDNKVKIWNQYTGASFRMRARAKAADSGSNARLARG; the protein is encoded by the exons ATGGGCAAACTCCAgagtaaaatcaaatataataccTACAAATACAG AACTGAAGGATATGTGGAAGAGAATGGTTGCACTAACGTGGTCGAGGAGTACAAACAAGCTCATACTGATGCTGTCAACTCAGTTACTGCTCTGAATTCAGACATTTGTGTTTCAGGAGGAAGAGATAAG ATGGTTGTGGCCTACAACTGGAGATCTGGAGATACAATGAAACAGTTCAAAGGACATGACCGGGAAATCACCAAG GTAGCCTGTGTTTTTGGATCAAACCAGTTTTTCAGTGCATCTCGTGACAAGACAGCAATACTATGGGAGTTGAATGGAAATTCTCAACCAATTCAACAGTTTCCAGGTCATGACATGGTTGTTACAGGCTTAGCTGTGAATCCAG ATTCTTCACAGATATGTACTGGTTCTCGGGACAATACTCTCTGCATGTGGGATGTAAAGACTGGAGAATGTCTTCAAAAAGCtactatttcaagaaatctg gtTACTCATCTGTGCTGGATCCCTAGAGAATCACTTTTTCTCCAGACCTCAGAAGATAAAACTATCAG AATTTGGGACAGTCGGAAGTTGCAAGTGGCTCATAAATTTCCAGTAAAGCAACACATTCAGACTTACTGTGACGTCAGTCCAGATGGTTATTACTGTGTCTCCTGTAGCAGTGGCTTTGGAGGAGAAGGCTGTGAAGCAACa CTGTGGGACCTAAGACAAACTAGAAGTAAAATATGTGAATACAAAGGACATTTCCAGACAGTGACATCCTGTGTCTTCCTGCCAAATGGGTTATCTCTGATACCAGCAATTGCCACCTCATCATATGATAACAAGGTGAAGATTTGGAACCAATATACTGGAG cttcattCAGGATGAGGGCAAGAGCAAAGGCAGCAGATAGTGGAAGTAATGCAAGACTGGCAAGAGGATGA
- the WDR31 gene encoding WD repeat-containing protein 31 isoform X1 produces the protein MGKLQSKIKYNTYKYRTEGYVEENGCTNVVEEYKQAHTDAVNSVTALNSDICVSGGRDKMVVAYNWRSGDTMKQFKGHDREITKVACVFGSNQFFSASRDKTAILWELNGNSQPIQQFPGHDMVVTGLAVNPDSSQICTGSRDNTLCMWDVKTGECLQKATISRNLVTHLCWIPRESLFLQTSEDKTIRIWDSRKLQVAHKFPVKQHIQTYCDVSPDGYYCVSCSSGFGGEGCEATLWDLRQTRSKICEYKGHFQTVTSCVFLPNGLSLIPAIATSSYDNKVKIWNQYTGACLFTLPLDGSGPLVSLAVCDTSSLLCASFNSGIHLLRISNSRGLQMQEVAKF, from the exons ATGGGCAAACTCCAgagtaaaatcaaatataataccTACAAATACAG AACTGAAGGATATGTGGAAGAGAATGGTTGCACTAACGTGGTCGAGGAGTACAAACAAGCTCATACTGATGCTGTCAACTCAGTTACTGCTCTGAATTCAGACATTTGTGTTTCAGGAGGAAGAGATAAG ATGGTTGTGGCCTACAACTGGAGATCTGGAGATACAATGAAACAGTTCAAAGGACATGACCGGGAAATCACCAAG GTAGCCTGTGTTTTTGGATCAAACCAGTTTTTCAGTGCATCTCGTGACAAGACAGCAATACTATGGGAGTTGAATGGAAATTCTCAACCAATTCAACAGTTTCCAGGTCATGACATGGTTGTTACAGGCTTAGCTGTGAATCCAG ATTCTTCACAGATATGTACTGGTTCTCGGGACAATACTCTCTGCATGTGGGATGTAAAGACTGGAGAATGTCTTCAAAAAGCtactatttcaagaaatctg gtTACTCATCTGTGCTGGATCCCTAGAGAATCACTTTTTCTCCAGACCTCAGAAGATAAAACTATCAG AATTTGGGACAGTCGGAAGTTGCAAGTGGCTCATAAATTTCCAGTAAAGCAACACATTCAGACTTACTGTGACGTCAGTCCAGATGGTTATTACTGTGTCTCCTGTAGCAGTGGCTTTGGAGGAGAAGGCTGTGAAGCAACa CTGTGGGACCTAAGACAAACTAGAAGTAAAATATGTGAATACAAAGGACATTTCCAGACAGTGACATCCTGTGTCTTCCTGCCAAATGGGTTATCTCTGATACCAGCAATTGCCACCTCATCATATGATAACAAGGTGAAGATTTGGAACCAATATACTGGAG CCTGCCTTTTCACCCTCCCTCTGGATGGATCTGGCCCTTTGGTTTCCTTGGCCGTCTGTGACACTTCCTCCCTCCTTTGTGCAAGTTTCAACTCTGGAATTCACTTACTTAGAATCAGTAACAGCAGAGGGCTGCAGATGCAGGAAGTGGCCAAGTTTTGA